The following are encoded together in the Pedobacter sp. D749 genome:
- the uvrB gene encoding excinuclease ABC subunit UvrB, translating to MKFKITSEYQPTGDQPSAIKQLVDGVNANEHYQTLLGVTGSGKTFTVANVIEQTQKPTLILSHNKTLAAQLYGEFKNFFPENSVNYFVSYYDYYQPEAFIASSNTYIEKDLSINEEIEKLRLRTTSSLMSGRRDIIVVSSISCIYGMGNPEDFSRMVFRFGVGLRISRNAFLHSLVEILYSRTTTEFKRGTFRVKGDTVDIYPAYLDHAYRISFFGDDIEELSAIDPISGKTLEKLEDMAIYPANLFVTPKDRFNSSIWGIQEELEIRKNQLIADRHLLEAKRLEERTNFDIEMMKELGYCSGIENYSRFFDGRQPGMRPFCLLDYFPEDYLMVIDESHVTVPQIRAMYGGDRSRKLSLVEYGFRLPAALDNRPLNFNEFEALAPQTIYVSATPAEYELEKSEGVVVEQVIRPTGLLDPVIEIRPAINQVDDLLDEIDITIKDGGRILVTTLTKRMAEELTKYLDRLNIKTRYIHSEIKTLERVEILRGLRLGEFDVLVGINLLREGLDLPEVTLVAILDADKEGFLRSEKSLIQTIGRAARNDKGRVIMYADGITDSMEKTISETNRRRDIQIAYNLEHGITPKTVGKSREAILEQTSVLDFSQKASDNKARAYVENAEISIAADPIVQYMGKAELQRAIDTTRKDMQKAAKDMDFLQAAKLRDEMFALEKMFNEKFGK from the coding sequence ATGAAATTTAAAATCACCTCAGAATATCAACCTACCGGAGATCAGCCTAGTGCCATTAAACAGCTGGTGGATGGTGTAAATGCTAACGAACATTATCAAACCTTATTGGGCGTAACAGGATCTGGAAAAACGTTTACCGTGGCCAATGTAATTGAGCAGACCCAAAAGCCTACCTTGATTTTAAGTCACAATAAAACTTTGGCAGCACAGCTTTACGGAGAGTTCAAAAATTTCTTTCCCGAAAATTCGGTAAATTACTTTGTTTCTTATTACGATTATTATCAACCAGAGGCCTTTATCGCTTCGAGCAATACCTATATCGAAAAAGACCTTAGCATTAACGAGGAAATTGAGAAACTGCGTTTACGTACCACCTCATCGCTAATGAGCGGTAGGCGCGACATTATCGTGGTATCATCCATATCATGCATTTATGGTATGGGTAATCCGGAAGATTTTTCCCGGATGGTTTTCCGCTTCGGTGTAGGGCTTCGGATTTCGAGAAATGCATTTTTACATAGTTTGGTAGAGATTTTATACTCGCGTACTACAACCGAATTTAAAAGGGGAACTTTTAGGGTAAAGGGCGATACCGTAGATATTTATCCGGCCTATCTGGATCATGCCTACCGCATTTCTTTTTTCGGCGATGATATTGAAGAACTTTCGGCTATTGATCCCATTTCAGGCAAAACCCTGGAGAAACTTGAAGATATGGCCATTTATCCTGCCAACCTTTTCGTTACGCCAAAAGATAGATTCAATTCTTCGATTTGGGGAATACAGGAAGAGCTGGAAATTCGTAAGAACCAGTTAATTGCAGATCGGCATTTATTGGAAGCAAAACGTTTGGAAGAACGGACCAATTTCGATATTGAAATGATGAAAGAACTGGGCTATTGTTCAGGGATTGAAAACTATTCGCGTTTCTTTGATGGAAGGCAACCCGGTATGCGTCCTTTCTGTCTGCTGGATTATTTCCCTGAAGATTATTTAATGGTCATTGACGAAAGTCATGTTACCGTTCCGCAGATCAGGGCCATGTATGGCGGAGATAGATCGAGAAAATTATCTTTAGTTGAATATGGCTTCCGCTTGCCGGCTGCTCTTGATAACAGGCCTTTAAATTTCAACGAATTCGAAGCCCTTGCCCCGCAAACCATTTATGTAAGTGCTACACCTGCTGAATATGAATTAGAAAAATCAGAAGGCGTGGTGGTAGAGCAGGTAATCAGGCCAACCGGATTGTTAGATCCTGTTATAGAGATCAGACCTGCCATTAACCAGGTAGATGATCTTTTGGATGAAATAGACATTACCATAAAAGATGGCGGACGTATTCTGGTTACTACGCTAACAAAGCGCATGGCTGAAGAATTGACAAAATATCTTGATCGCCTAAACATTAAAACCAGGTACATCCACTCCGAAATTAAAACTTTAGAGCGGGTAGAAATTCTACGCGGTTTACGTTTAGGAGAATTTGACGTTTTAGTAGGTATTAACCTGCTACGTGAAGGTTTGGACTTACCCGAGGTTACTCTGGTTGCTATTTTAGATGCAGATAAAGAAGGTTTCTTACGGTCTGAAAAATCGCTGATCCAAACCATTGGCCGTGCAGCCCGTAATGATAAAGGACGTGTAATTATGTATGCTGATGGCATTACAGATAGTATGGAAAAAACCATCTCTGAAACGAACAGGCGTAGAGATATACAGATTGCATACAACCTTGAACATGGCATTACACCAAAAACTGTCGGGAAATCAAGAGAAGCAATTTTAGAACAAACATCGGTACTCGATTTCTCTCAAAAAGCAAGCGATAATAAAGCAAGGGCTTATGTGGAAAATGCAGAAATCAGTATTGCCGCAGATCCGATTGTGCAGTACATGGGTAAGGCCGAACTGCAAAGAGCAATTGATACTACCCGTAAGGATATGCAGAAAGCAGCAAAAGATATGGACTTTTTACAAGCTGCAAAGCTGCGCGACGAAATGTTTGCACTAGAGAAAATGTTTAACGAAAAGTTCGGCAAGTAA
- a CDS encoding YwbE family protein — translation MDGQNRKDIYPGLAVGIILKKDQRSGNITYGVVKDLLTSSAFHSRGIKVRLEDGQVGRVAEIVED, via the coding sequence ATGGACGGTCAAAACAGAAAGGACATTTATCCGGGATTAGCAGTCGGGATTATATTAAAGAAGGACCAGCGGTCTGGAAACATCACTTATGGTGTAGTGAAAGATTTGCTTACTTCATCGGCATTTCATTCCAGGGGGATAAAAGTGAGGCTTGAAGATGGGCAGGTTGGCCGTGTAGCGGAAATAGTTGAAGATTAA
- a CDS encoding DUF4834 family protein produces MALVKFIFITILVLWLIRMLIKLILPMLFNNLASKMQSQATGQQQQQRRSKPEGSISIDYMPPKPDQSKTDKLGDFVDYEEVK; encoded by the coding sequence ATGGCATTAGTAAAATTCATTTTCATCACAATATTGGTACTTTGGCTGATCAGAATGTTGATTAAGTTAATTCTGCCAATGCTGTTTAATAACCTGGCCAGCAAAATGCAGAGTCAGGCAACAGGGCAGCAGCAACAACAAAGACGGTCAAAACCTGAAGGTTCTATTTCAATAGATTATATGCCTCCAAAGCCTGATCAAAGTAAAACAGATAAACTCGGCGACTTCGTAGACTACGAAGAAGTGAAATAA
- a CDS encoding TIGR01777 family oxidoreductase, which yields MKYRKIVLAGGNGYLGNVLAKYFSSLADEVIILSRKAQAETGNIKTLVWDGKNMGEWAYSLQGADLLVNLCGKNVNCRYTKKNKKEIFDSRLIPTRLLGRAIGEMENPPKLWINITSATIYRHAEDHAQDELTGEIGEGFSIEVCKAWENSFFETDTPNTRKIALRMGIVLGLKDGAFPRLLNLVKLGMGGKQGNGEQYMSWIHEEDAAGSIRWLLDHPEIEGIVNCTAPEVIKNHVFMRSIRKAFGRNFGLPAPAWLLAIGAKIIGTETELILKSRWVKPAVLLHSGFDFKYGKIDEAMAALSGKR from the coding sequence ATGAAATACAGAAAAATTGTACTGGCCGGCGGAAATGGTTATTTAGGCAATGTATTAGCGAAATATTTTAGCAGCCTGGCTGATGAAGTGATCATTCTGTCCAGAAAAGCACAAGCTGAAACGGGCAATATTAAAACGTTGGTATGGGATGGCAAAAATATGGGTGAGTGGGCCTACAGCTTACAAGGGGCTGACCTCCTGGTGAACCTTTGCGGTAAAAATGTAAACTGCAGGTATACTAAAAAAAACAAAAAAGAAATTTTTGATTCAAGATTGATTCCCACCCGTTTACTGGGCAGAGCGATCGGAGAAATGGAAAATCCGCCAAAACTTTGGATCAATATTACTTCTGCAACCATTTACCGCCATGCCGAAGACCATGCACAAGATGAGTTAACAGGCGAAATCGGTGAAGGTTTCTCTATTGAGGTTTGCAAAGCCTGGGAAAATAGCTTTTTTGAAACAGACACGCCCAATACCCGAAAAATAGCCCTTAGAATGGGCATTGTTTTAGGCCTGAAAGATGGGGCGTTTCCGCGCTTACTTAACCTGGTGAAATTGGGCATGGGTGGTAAACAGGGTAATGGCGAACAGTATATGAGCTGGATCCACGAAGAGGATGCTGCAGGTAGTATAAGATGGCTCCTTGATCACCCTGAAATTGAAGGAATTGTAAACTGCACAGCACCGGAAGTGATTAAAAACCATGTTTTTATGCGCAGCATCAGAAAGGCCTTTGGTCGCAATTTCGGCTTGCCTGCTCCAGCATGGCTATTGGCTATTGGTGCAAAAATTATCGGAACGGAAACGGAACTGATTTTAAAAAGCAGATGGGTTAAGCCAGCAGTGCTACTACATAGTGGATTCGATTTTAAATATGGAAAGATTGATGAGGCAATGGCAGCCCTGAGCGGAAAACGATAA
- a CDS encoding DUF393 domain-containing protein: MKTLKNHVILFDNECPMCYAYTKVFVKTGMLAQDGREAYQEMPQNICPLVDRQRAANEIALVNTETGEVTYGIQSLFKIIAHAMPFFKPLFLFSPFVYLMGKFYAFISYNRKVIIPAAVKENTLQPTFKLQYRIAFFLLTWFITAYILTDYAHLLTGFVPLGSKYREYLICGGQLFFQGAIIHFYRKEKLWDYLGNMMTISFAGSLLLLPIIILAKYISFLPLFYLLYFLMVAGLMFLEHIRRSKLLKLGWLMSITWALYRLIVLGLILIL; the protein is encoded by the coding sequence ATGAAAACACTTAAAAACCATGTAATTTTATTTGACAATGAATGCCCCATGTGTTATGCCTATACTAAGGTCTTTGTAAAAACAGGTATGTTGGCTCAAGATGGTCGTGAGGCTTACCAGGAAATGCCACAAAACATTTGTCCGCTGGTAGACCGGCAAAGGGCTGCCAATGAAATTGCACTGGTTAATACAGAAACCGGTGAAGTTACTTACGGCATCCAGAGTTTATTCAAAATTATTGCACATGCTATGCCCTTTTTTAAGCCATTGTTTTTGTTTAGTCCATTTGTTTATCTGATGGGTAAATTTTATGCATTTATTTCTTACAACCGTAAAGTAATTATACCAGCTGCAGTAAAAGAAAACACCTTACAGCCAACTTTTAAACTTCAATACCGCATCGCATTCTTTCTTTTAACCTGGTTTATTACCGCTTATATACTAACAGATTATGCTCATCTGCTTACCGGTTTTGTACCACTGGGTAGTAAGTACCGCGAATACTTAATCTGTGGAGGCCAGCTATTTTTCCAGGGTGCAATCATTCATTTTTATAGAAAAGAAAAGCTTTGGGATTATTTAGGGAATATGATGACCATTTCCTTCGCAGGTTCACTTTTGCTCTTGCCCATTATAATTCTGGCAAAATACATCAGCTTTCTGCCCTTATTTTATCTGTTATACTTTTTAATGGTTGCGGGATTGATGTTTTTAGAACATATCCGTAGAAGTAAATTATTAAAGCTAGGTTGGTTGATGAGCATTACCTGGGCGCTTTACCGCTTAATTGTTTTGGGTTTAATCTTAATTTTATAA
- a CDS encoding GbsR/MarR family transcriptional regulator has protein sequence MELAAAKLKFIEAWGKLGSEWGINRTMAQVHALLLISPEALTTEEIMEQLSISRGNANMTLRDLIGWGLIEKQHKAGERKEYFFADKDVWNIARQVAKERKKRELEPVLKILNELSTVNGDEKDPEFITFKKSIKDINKLAGNVDKTLETMLKAEESWFWGSVLKVFK, from the coding sequence ATGGAATTAGCAGCAGCAAAATTAAAATTTATAGAAGCCTGGGGCAAATTAGGCTCAGAATGGGGAATTAACCGCACCATGGCCCAGGTACATGCGCTGTTATTAATTTCGCCTGAAGCGTTAACCACCGAAGAAATTATGGAGCAGCTCAGTATTTCAAGGGGCAATGCGAACATGACCCTCCGCGACCTGATTGGTTGGGGATTGATTGAAAAACAACATAAGGCCGGTGAGCGGAAAGAATACTTTTTTGCGGATAAGGATGTTTGGAATATTGCCAGGCAGGTGGCTAAAGAGCGTAAAAAAAGAGAACTGGAACCCGTTTTAAAAATTTTGAACGAACTCTCTACTGTTAATGGCGATGAGAAAGATCCGGAGTTTATTACCTTCAAAAAATCGATAAAAGACATTAACAAACTTGCCGGAAACGTAGATAAAACTTTAGAAACAATGCTTAAAGCAGAAGAAAGCTGGTTCTGGGGTTCGGTGTTGAAGGTGTTTAAATAG